In Mixophyes fleayi isolate aMixFle1 chromosome 11, aMixFle1.hap1, whole genome shotgun sequence, one DNA window encodes the following:
- the ZPR1 gene encoding zinc finger protein ZPR1 translates to MSVIHAGAGAPASVFREISADDEEQQPAEIESLCMNCYQNGMTRILLTKVPFFKEIIVSSFTCDSCGWCNTEIQSAGRIMEQGVRYSLSVRNKRDVNREVVKTDYATTHIPEIDFEIPACTQKGAHTTIEGILERTVVGLQQEQPLRRAEDAQLAEKIDDFIAKLQRMKAGETPFTFVLDDPSGNSFVENPFAPQKDEALTVAHYRRSKEQDSLLGIESLNGQQNSEETPEVSTEDMRDEVLQFPTNCPECNAPAATNMKLVQIPHFKEVVIMATNCDVCNHRTNEVKSGGAIEPLGTKITLHITDPSDLTRDILKSETCSIGIPELEFELGMGALGGKFTTLEGLLNDIRDLVVQKNPFTIGDSSTSDRTEKLQEFGRKIDRILEGQVKAHIVLDDPAGNSFLQNVYAPEQDPEMTVEKYERSYEQNEDLGLNDMKTEGYEEEATKCGC, encoded by the exons ATGTCGGTGATACACGCCGGTGCCGGTGCACCCGCCTCGGTGTTCCGGGAGATCAGCGCGGATGATGAGGAGCAGCAGCCGGCAGAGATCGAGTCCCTGTGCATGAACTGCTACCAGAAT GGGATGACACGAATACTGCTTACCAAAGTGCCTTTCTTCAAGGAAATAATTGTCAGTTCATTCACATGCGATTCATGTGGCTGGTGCAACACAGAGATCCAGTCTGCTGGGCGGATCATGGAGCAAGGTGTCCGCTATTCGCTCAGTGTCAGAAACAAGAGG GATGTGAACCGTGAGGTGGTGAAAACAGACTATGCAACAACCCATATCCCTGAGATTGATTTTGAGATCCCTGCTTGTACGCAGAAAGGAG CCCACACTACAATTGAAGGAATCCTTGAAAGAACTGTTGTGGGTCTGCAGCAGGAACAGCCCCTCCGCCGG GCTGAAGATGCACAATTAGCAGAGAAAATTGATGATTTCATTGCAAAACTTCAGCGTATGAAGGCTGGGGAGACACCATTCACGTTT GTCCTAGATGACCCCTCTGGAAATAGTTTTGTAGAAAATCCATTTGCCCCCCAGAAAGATGAAGCCCTTACAGTCGCACACTACAGGAGAAGCAAAGAACAGGACTCTCTACTAGGGATAGAG AGCTTGAATGGCCAGCAGAATTCTGAAGAGACCCCTGAGGTCAGTACAGAAGACATGAGAGATGAG GTGCTTCAGTTTCCAACGAACTGTCCAGAATGTAATGCTCCTGCAGCCACCAATATGAAATTGGTGC AAATCCCTCACTTTAAAGAAGTTGTTATAATGGCAACAAACTGCGACGTCTGCAACCATCGAACCAATGAG GTCAAATCAGGAGGGGCTATAGAACCTCTTGGTACCAAAATTACTCTTCACATCACAGACCCATCTGACCTTACTAGAGATATCCTTAAA TCTGAAACCTGCAGTATCGGCATTCCAGAACTGGAGTTTGAGCTGGGAATGGGAGCTCTAGGGGGCAAGTTTACCACTCTGGAGGGACTCTTGAACGATATCAGAGACTTG GTGGTTCAGAAAAATCCCTTTACCATTGGTGACAGCTCTACATCAGACAGAACAGAGAAGCTGCAGGAATTTGGCAGGAAAATTGATCGG ATCCTAGAGGGACAGGTGAAAGCTCATATTGTTCTGGATGATCCAGCGGGGAACAGCTTCCTCCAG AATGTTTATGCTCCAGAGCAGGACCCCGAAATGACAGTAGAGAAGTATGAGCGATCATACGAACAGAATGAAGACCTTGGACTCAATGACATGAAAACAGAAGGCTATGAAGAGGAAGCGACAAAATGTGGTTGTTAA